In Paludibaculum fermentans, the genomic stretch TCTGAGCGGAAGAGCAGCCGTTTGCCGTCGGCATTGAAAGCGAGCGGCACATCCATGCCGGGATGCCAGGTCAGCCGGCGCGGCACGCCTCCATTGATGGAGACCAGGAAGATGTCGGTGTTGCCGTCGTACTGGCCGGAAAAGGCGACGGTCTGGCCATCGGGTGAGAGGATCGCGTTGGACTCAAAGCCGGGCGCGGTGGTGAGGCGGGTGGCCTCGCCGCCCGTGCGGGCTACTTTCCACAGGTCTCCAGCGTAGGTGAAGACAATGTGTGTCCTGTTCATGGCCGGCTTCTGCAGCAGCAGCGGTTGCTGGGCCCAGGCGGCGCAGGACAGGAGAACGGGCAGAAGAGCGATCGATCTCAAGGGGGTGACCTCCAATGGTCGATTGTAAACGGGTGACCGGCCCGGACGTCGTAACATTCAGTTTATGAATAGTGTCCTGATCTGGGTTGCGCTGCTGCAGGCCGCGGCGTTCTTTCGAATCGAACCGGTGCGTCCGGTCGCTGAGCTGAGGGAGCAGGCACTGCGCTTGCAGCCCCGGGCGGAGACGGGTGACTTCCTGGAGACCGACCTGGCCGAACTGACGGCGCTGGACCCGGGCATCCGCCTGGACATCCGCTATGCCGGTACGCGCAACTTCCTCGGCACACCGGTATATACGCAGGCGCGGGCCTTTCTACAGCGGCCGGCAGCAGAGGCGCTGGTCCGGGCGCACCGGCGGCTGAACCAGGCGGGTTATGGGATCCTCGTCCACGACGGCTACCGTCCCTGGTGGGTGACCTGGGTGTTCTGGGAGGCGACGCCCCCGGCCCAGCACGACTTCGTGGCCGATCCGGCTAAGGGGTCGCGGCACAATCGTGGCTGCGCGGCCGACATCACTCTATATGACTTGAAGTCTGGCGCGGCGGTGGAGATGCCCAGCCTCTACGACGAAATGTCGG encodes the following:
- a CDS encoding M15 family metallopeptidase, with translation MNSVLIWVALLQAAAFFRIEPVRPVAELREQALRLQPRAETGDFLETDLAELTALDPGIRLDIRYAGTRNFLGTPVYTQARAFLQRPAAEALVRAHRRLNQAGYGILVHDGYRPWWVTWVFWEATPPAQHDFVADPAKGSRHNRGCAADITLYDLKSGAAVEMPSLYDEMSERAYPDYPGGTAEQRKLRGLLRDAMEKEGFQVYEYEWWHFDYKDWRRYRVANVNFEAIPRQGR